Proteins encoded by one window of Bradyrhizobium sp. B097:
- a CDS encoding cellulase family glycosylhydrolase, whose protein sequence is MDGPSPTSFIKAQGTRFTANGKPFFVAGVNNHYLTFGSQQEVTRVLDDAVAMGANVVRTFLQPVIGSLDGSMVTIWQWRVEADASDLGVKGTYLLYWDDREGGMAFNDGANGMQKVDFLIAEAGKRHLKLIVAFLDFWAYTGGAQQMRAWYGSQDKSGFFFRDRRTRRDYMSWVRHVVQRVNSLSGIAYRDDPTIMAWELMNEGNASPESLRLAWTAEMSAYVKFLDPNHLVSSGHANVSDKLSDLSISTLDFGTWHGYPLFYNQTVQQFGDNITEFCQLAARANKPVLLEEFGYARSNPDAAAAYAGWLDRIGHDPNCAGWVVWRLVSRQDSGRFPVDEHDQFDIRNDGSAIWNVFKAATARAKQSRETSGASDSGWKTP, encoded by the coding sequence GTGGACGGACCGTCGCCAACGTCCTTCATCAAGGCTCAGGGAACGCGCTTCACGGCTAACGGGAAACCGTTCTTCGTGGCCGGCGTGAACAACCACTATCTCACCTTCGGCTCGCAGCAAGAGGTCACCCGCGTTCTCGACGACGCGGTGGCGATGGGCGCCAACGTTGTGCGCACCTTTCTTCAGCCCGTGATCGGATCGCTCGACGGGAGCATGGTGACGATCTGGCAGTGGCGGGTCGAGGCCGACGCAAGCGATCTCGGCGTCAAGGGGACCTATCTACTTTACTGGGACGATCGCGAAGGCGGGATGGCCTTCAATGACGGCGCGAACGGGATGCAGAAGGTTGATTTCCTGATTGCCGAGGCCGGCAAGCGTCACCTGAAGCTGATCGTCGCCTTCCTGGACTTCTGGGCCTATACGGGCGGCGCCCAGCAGATGCGGGCCTGGTATGGAAGCCAGGACAAATCCGGGTTCTTCTTTCGCGACCGGCGCACGCGGCGCGACTATATGAGCTGGGTTCGCCACGTCGTGCAGCGCGTCAATTCGTTGAGCGGCATCGCCTACCGCGACGATCCGACCATCATGGCCTGGGAGTTGATGAACGAGGGCAATGCCAGCCCGGAGAGCTTGCGGTTGGCCTGGACCGCCGAGATGTCCGCCTACGTCAAATTCCTCGATCCCAATCATCTGGTTAGCTCGGGGCACGCCAATGTCTCCGACAAATTGTCGGACCTTTCGATCTCGACGCTCGATTTCGGGACCTGGCACGGTTACCCGCTGTTCTACAATCAGACGGTTCAGCAATTCGGCGACAACATCACCGAGTTCTGTCAGCTCGCGGCGCGCGCCAACAAGCCCGTGCTGCTCGAGGAGTTCGGCTACGCCCGCTCCAATCCGGATGCTGCCGCAGCCTACGCCGGTTGGCTCGATAGGATCGGGCACGATCCCAATTGTGCCGGCTGGGTGGTCTGGCGGCTGGTGTCGCGTCAGGACAGCGGGCGCTTTCCCGTCGACGAGCATGACCAGTTCGATATCCGCAATGACGGAAGCGCGATCTGGAACGTCTTCAAGGCGGCGACAGCGCGGGCGAAGCAATCTCGCGAGACCAGCGGCGCCTCGGATAGCGGATGGAAGACGCCATGA
- a CDS encoding NAD(P)/FAD-dependent oxidoreductase, which translates to MTDTDVAVIGAGLAGSTTAAILGRAGIPATLIDPHPVYPPDLRCEKLDRGQVAILHKTGLDGIALSAATFDGATRDGKAWIARFGRVIDKRPGGQYGILYDDLVNVMRSAVPPEVSNVVAKAIRITTGDDRQEISLSNGSVITARLVVLANGLSVALKDQLGIERTVTSPCHSITLAFDIKPHPAKPFDFAALTYYPERARDRMAYLTLFPIGTSMRANLMVYRTMDDPWLREMRHNPERGLFALMPNLRRLIGDIEVVGPVKIRPADLYVSLGHRQAGIVLVGDAYASSCPAAGNGAGKVFTDVERLCNVHIPNWLASPGMAADKINQFYDDPVKRAYDETSTSWAYQLRSMSIEEGISWSIQRRLRFFVGAAISAACKIGVLSDGNQFVPEGWTQRLRDRT; encoded by the coding sequence ATGACAGACACCGACGTGGCGGTGATTGGCGCAGGCCTTGCCGGCTCGACCACCGCAGCGATATTGGGGCGTGCGGGCATCCCCGCCACGCTCATCGACCCTCATCCGGTATATCCGCCGGATCTGCGATGCGAAAAGCTCGATCGCGGGCAAGTCGCGATCCTGCACAAGACCGGTCTCGACGGCATTGCCCTGTCGGCGGCGACGTTCGACGGGGCGACCCGTGATGGCAAAGCCTGGATCGCCCGCTTCGGGCGCGTGATCGACAAGCGCCCGGGTGGACAGTACGGAATCCTGTACGACGACCTGGTCAACGTCATGCGCAGCGCCGTTCCGCCTGAAGTGTCGAACGTCGTTGCGAAGGCAATTCGCATCACCACCGGCGATGACCGTCAGGAGATCTCGCTGTCGAATGGCAGCGTCATCACGGCGCGTCTGGTCGTCCTGGCCAACGGATTGAGCGTCGCACTCAAGGACCAGCTCGGCATCGAACGCACGGTCACGAGCCCCTGCCATTCGATTACTCTTGCCTTCGACATCAAGCCCCATCCGGCAAAGCCATTCGACTTCGCGGCCCTGACCTACTACCCGGAGCGCGCCCGCGACCGGATGGCTTACCTCACGCTTTTCCCCATCGGAACGTCGATGCGGGCGAACCTGATGGTCTATCGGACCATGGACGATCCGTGGCTGCGGGAGATGCGCCACAATCCCGAGCGCGGCCTGTTCGCCTTGATGCCGAACTTGCGCCGCTTGATCGGGGACATCGAGGTCGTTGGGCCGGTCAAGATCCGCCCCGCAGACCTCTATGTCAGCCTAGGCCATCGCCAAGCGGGTATCGTCCTGGTCGGAGACGCGTACGCGAGCTCCTGCCCGGCCGCCGGCAATGGCGCCGGCAAGGTCTTCACCGACGTCGAACGGCTGTGCAACGTCCATATTCCGAATTGGCTCGCAAGCCCCGGCATGGCCGCGGACAAGATCAATCAGTTCTACGATGATCCGGTCAAGCGCGCCTACGACGAAACCTCCACGTCGTGGGCCTACCAGTTGCGGTCGATGTCCATCGAGGAAGGCATCAGTTGGAGCATTCAGCGCAGGCTGCGCTTCTTCGTCGGCGCTGCAATCTCCGCCGCTTGCAAGATCGGCGTGCTCTCCGACGGAAATCAGTTCGTGCCGGAGGGATGGACGCAGCGCCTGCGGGATCGCACCTGA
- a CDS encoding GNAT family N-acetyltransferase, translated as MNVGWQRAKNGLISAYTCAPSAELCRTWDDLVARVGGNAFMHPAALLAAAETGFAKIHVLVAWDEEVEPRCPVGFWALCEKRNLPTAPAFLEALPYNYAFTSNAVIDNARADEVVAALFDAIRRDVQLPKIIKLRSFEADPVVYPAMLRQLEGMGRYRELVRAERPFADQSSGVKKSGSTRKKLRQDWNRLAATGKVEIVNSRTPAETEAGFETFLALEAASWKGKEGTALLCDAGDARFARQLIRNLAARDLASVALLRVDGAAIAAQVLIYSGRRAYTWKTAFNACFAGFSPGALLISRITEELLESAQAVTIDSCSSGDGIMSQLWTGRRTMVDTLIDVRMRNPVAFAMEVAEHQGYQQFCNVRGRIWHAFRHSR; from the coding sequence ATGAATGTGGGCTGGCAGCGGGCGAAGAATGGGCTGATTTCAGCATACACCTGCGCTCCGAGTGCCGAACTCTGTCGGACGTGGGACGATCTCGTCGCGCGTGTCGGTGGCAACGCATTCATGCATCCTGCGGCGTTACTGGCGGCCGCCGAAACCGGGTTTGCCAAGATCCACGTCCTGGTTGCCTGGGACGAGGAGGTCGAGCCGCGCTGTCCAGTGGGATTCTGGGCGCTGTGCGAGAAGCGCAATCTGCCCACGGCGCCGGCATTCCTGGAAGCACTCCCCTACAATTACGCGTTCACCTCGAATGCGGTGATCGACAACGCTCGCGCCGACGAGGTGGTGGCGGCATTGTTCGACGCGATCAGGCGTGACGTCCAACTGCCCAAGATCATCAAGTTGCGCTCCTTCGAAGCTGACCCGGTTGTCTATCCGGCGATGCTCCGGCAGCTCGAGGGCATGGGGCGATATCGGGAGCTTGTTCGCGCAGAACGCCCGTTTGCGGACCAGAGCTCAGGGGTCAAGAAATCGGGATCGACCCGCAAGAAGCTGCGCCAGGATTGGAATCGGCTCGCCGCGACTGGAAAGGTGGAGATTGTGAACAGCCGGACGCCGGCCGAAACGGAGGCCGGGTTCGAGACGTTTCTCGCACTCGAGGCCGCAAGCTGGAAGGGCAAGGAGGGAACGGCGCTGCTTTGCGACGCCGGTGATGCACGCTTTGCCCGCCAACTCATCCGAAATCTCGCGGCGCGCGATCTGGCCTCGGTCGCGCTGTTGCGCGTCGACGGTGCCGCGATCGCGGCGCAAGTCCTGATTTACAGCGGCCGCCGGGCCTATACGTGGAAGACTGCGTTCAATGCGTGCTTCGCGGGCTTTTCGCCTGGGGCTTTGCTGATCAGCAGGATCACGGAAGAGCTACTCGAATCCGCTCAGGCCGTTACAATCGACTCATGCTCGTCAGGCGATGGAATCATGTCGCAGCTGTGGACCGGCCGACGAACCATGGTTGATACACTGATCGATGTTCGGATGCGCAACCCGGTTGCCTTCGCAATGGAAGTGGCGGAGCACCAGGGGTATCAGCAATTTTGCAACGTCCGCGGCCGGATTTGGCATGCGTTCCGGCATTCCCGGTAG
- a CDS encoding NAD(P)-binding domain-containing protein — MAQTDNYKELIIYRASTAKHHQRSLAPGLLEEGRKERVSAFQSPDVFFISSTFLFRAGGAFMGRSSTSVDVAVIGAGPYGLSLAAHLRARGVEHRIFGEPMASWKNNMPHGMLLKSYPWASCLSDPGSEFTVKSFCTERALPYHDVLTPLTRERFIEYAEAFRMRYVPTVESKTLTALEAVGGELRASFDDGETVNARRVVVAVGLHPFKHLPPNAAHLPAELCSHSGAYGSFESLDGKDITVVGSGSSATDLAALLYERGIPVSLVTRAQQLRFANRPRNRTSVERLVAPLSGIGPGWSLTACAKYPQLIQMLSEERRIRLANPKALGPLGGAFVKDRVVGKVPMWLGTSIQSTEIRNGKVQLNLVNAGRPALETDHVIFATGYKIDLSRLGFLNPSLLRHIRLVEGAPQLSSHYETSVPGLHFIGPAAANSFGPVCRFVYGTYHPARALAQYLSSILVRSRPALQVRPFDRTVSP, encoded by the coding sequence GTGGCACAAACCGATAACTACAAAGAGCTAATCATCTATCGCGCTTCCACTGCGAAGCACCATCAGCGATCTTTGGCGCCAGGCTTGCTGGAAGAGGGTCGCAAGGAGAGAGTTTCCGCGTTTCAATCTCCCGATGTCTTTTTCATTTCATCTACCTTTTTATTCCGTGCGGGAGGTGCGTTTATGGGCCGATCGAGCACATCCGTGGATGTGGCCGTCATAGGAGCCGGCCCCTACGGCTTGTCGCTGGCTGCGCACTTGCGCGCGCGCGGTGTGGAGCACCGGATCTTTGGTGAGCCAATGGCGTCCTGGAAGAACAACATGCCCCATGGCATGCTGTTGAAATCCTATCCTTGGGCGTCATGTCTCTCCGATCCCGGATCGGAATTCACGGTGAAGTCGTTCTGCACCGAACGCGCCCTGCCCTATCACGACGTTCTGACACCACTGACGCGCGAGCGGTTCATCGAGTATGCTGAAGCCTTCCGGATGCGCTACGTGCCGACCGTGGAGAGCAAGACTCTCACCGCGCTGGAAGCCGTCGGCGGCGAGCTTCGTGCCAGTTTTGACGATGGCGAGACGGTCAACGCGCGGCGCGTCGTGGTGGCAGTCGGCCTGCATCCGTTCAAGCACCTGCCGCCGAACGCCGCACATTTGCCTGCCGAGCTGTGCTCGCACAGCGGCGCCTACGGCTCATTTGAATCGTTGGACGGCAAGGACATCACCGTGGTCGGATCCGGATCGTCCGCGACCGACCTGGCCGCGCTGCTCTATGAACGGGGAATCCCGGTTTCACTGGTTACGCGCGCACAGCAACTGCGTTTCGCCAACCGGCCGCGCAACCGCACTTCCGTCGAGCGGCTGGTCGCGCCATTGAGCGGCATCGGCCCGGGCTGGAGCCTCACGGCCTGCGCGAAATATCCTCAGCTCATCCAGATGTTGTCGGAGGAACGTCGCATCCGGCTCGCCAATCCCAAGGCGCTGGGTCCCTTGGGCGGCGCGTTCGTGAAGGACCGCGTTGTCGGAAAGGTGCCCATGTGGCTCGGTACCTCGATCCAGAGCACCGAGATCCGCAACGGCAAGGTTCAGCTCAACCTCGTCAATGCCGGTCGGCCGGCGCTTGAGACCGACCATGTGATCTTCGCAACCGGCTACAAGATCGATCTAAGCCGGCTCGGCTTTCTGAATCCATCGCTGCTACGCCACATCCGCCTGGTCGAGGGGGCGCCGCAGCTTTCGTCGCATTACGAGACCTCGGTACCGGGCTTGCATTTTATCGGTCCCGCCGCAGCAAACAGCTTCGGCCCGGTGTGTCGGTTCGTATACGGGACCTATCACCCGGCTCGGGCTCTTGCACAATATTTGTCAAGCATACTTGTACGCTCGCGACCTGCGCTCCAGGTCCGGCCATTTGATCGCACGGTGTCACCATGA
- a CDS encoding glycosyltransferase family 2 protein, with translation MNAPVPNILSHISKVPAADAINLALGRPLMMPRVSFVVPTLNEAKNLPWLLPRIPTWAHEVIIVDGRSTDDTVAVARGLREDVKVVMEPRRGKGAALQAGFRAATGDIIVMIDADGSMVPEEAIVFVGALIAGADLVKGSRFLQGAGTDDMSTFRMLGNWGLTMLVRMLYGGSFSDLCYGYMAFWTKHVPTLNCDCDGFEIETLINVRALKNELNIVEVASFEAPRISGLSNLRAIPDGWRVLKTILREKVRSPVSLVAYGYP, from the coding sequence ATGAACGCTCCTGTCCCCAACATCCTCTCCCACATCAGTAAGGTACCGGCGGCTGACGCGATCAATCTCGCGCTGGGTCGACCGTTGATGATGCCGCGCGTGAGCTTCGTCGTCCCGACGCTCAATGAAGCCAAGAACCTCCCTTGGCTTCTGCCGCGCATCCCGACATGGGCGCACGAGGTGATTATCGTGGACGGGCGCTCGACGGACGACACGGTCGCCGTGGCGCGCGGCCTGCGCGAGGACGTGAAGGTCGTGATGGAGCCGCGCCGCGGCAAGGGCGCCGCGCTGCAGGCCGGCTTCCGGGCCGCCACGGGCGATATCATCGTCATGATCGATGCCGACGGCTCGATGGTTCCGGAGGAAGCGATCGTCTTTGTCGGCGCCCTGATCGCCGGCGCGGATCTGGTCAAGGGCTCGCGCTTTCTCCAGGGCGCAGGAACCGACGACATGTCGACGTTCCGGATGCTGGGCAATTGGGGCCTCACCATGTTGGTGCGAATGCTCTACGGCGGCTCGTTCTCCGACCTGTGTTACGGATACATGGCGTTCTGGACCAAGCACGTCCCAACACTCAATTGCGACTGCGACGGCTTCGAAATCGAGACCCTCATCAACGTGCGAGCTCTGAAGAATGAGCTGAACATTGTCGAGGTCGCGAGTTTCGAAGCGCCGCGCATCAGCGGCTTGAGCAATTTGCGCGCCATTCCGGACGGCTGGCGCGTCCTCAAGACGATCCTGCGCGAGAAGGTACGTTCTCCGGTTTCGCTGGTTGCCTATGGCTATCCATAG
- a CDS encoding glycosyltransferase family 4 protein, with the protein MRILMVSARCYPFVGGIETHIQEVGPRLVARGYSVDVLTTDPSGKLPIEENVHGMCVRRVPAWPRELDLYIAPQVYAAIRRGTWDLIHFQGYNTFVSPIGLLAAVRTGAPFVLTFHSGGHSSRLRNAVRSTQRALLRPLVAKAARLIGVSEFEANFFSTRMGIARERFVVVPNGAAMPAASPGVKVDPYLIVSSGRLERYKGHHRVIAALPELIRRIPNARLRIVGTGPYEGALRRLVSTLGLDDRVTIAGIPGSERQRMADLLASAGLFVLLSDYEAHPVAVMEALSLRRPVLVSDTSGLRELATKGLCCALPRDASPGEIAAAMAEELEAPREMPDLALPDWDACTQALSDVYRDVSGNPATVSLPHDGARGLRPATRARVG; encoded by the coding sequence ATGCGTATCCTGATGGTGTCCGCGCGCTGCTACCCCTTCGTCGGCGGTATCGAAACCCACATCCAGGAGGTCGGTCCGCGCCTGGTCGCGCGCGGCTACTCGGTCGACGTGCTCACGACCGATCCCTCCGGAAAGTTGCCAATTGAGGAGAACGTCCACGGCATGTGCGTGCGGCGCGTGCCGGCTTGGCCGCGGGAATTGGATCTCTACATCGCACCGCAGGTCTATGCCGCGATCCGCCGTGGCACATGGGATCTGATCCACTTTCAAGGTTACAACACTTTTGTGAGCCCGATCGGGCTGCTCGCAGCCGTCCGCACCGGAGCCCCGTTCGTCCTGACCTTCCATAGCGGCGGGCATTCCTCGCGGCTGCGGAACGCCGTGCGCAGCACTCAGCGTGCGCTGCTGCGCCCGCTGGTGGCGAAGGCCGCGCGGCTGATCGGCGTCTCCGAATTCGAGGCCAACTTCTTCAGCACGCGAATGGGCATTGCTCGCGAACGGTTTGTGGTTGTCCCAAACGGCGCCGCGATGCCGGCCGCCAGCCCTGGCGTCAAGGTCGATCCCTACTTGATCGTCTCGAGCGGCAGACTGGAGCGCTACAAGGGCCATCACCGGGTGATTGCGGCCCTGCCGGAGTTGATCCGGAGGATACCGAACGCGCGCCTGCGCATCGTCGGAACCGGGCCCTACGAGGGCGCACTGCGTCGGCTCGTCAGCACGCTTGGTCTTGACGATCGGGTCACCATTGCGGGCATCCCAGGATCCGAACGCCAGAGAATGGCCGACCTCCTGGCGAGCGCCGGCCTGTTCGTGTTGCTGAGCGACTACGAGGCACATCCCGTCGCGGTGATGGAAGCGCTGTCGCTGCGTCGGCCCGTCCTCGTCAGCGACACGTCGGGGCTGCGGGAGCTCGCGACCAAGGGCCTGTGCTGCGCGCTTCCGCGCGATGCAAGCCCGGGCGAAATCGCCGCGGCCATGGCCGAAGAACTCGAAGCTCCGCGAGAGATGCCCGATCTGGCATTGCCGGATTGGGACGCTTGCACGCAAGCGCTGAGTGACGTCTATCGTGATGTGTCGGGTAACCCGGCGACGGTCAGCCTGCCGCACGACGGTGCACGGGGCTTGCGACCCGCGACGAGAGCGCGGGTCGGATGA
- a CDS encoding glycosyltransferase family 4 protein, translating into MRILLLSQFYPPVIGGEERHVRNLGAALAQRGHDVSVGTLMRQGSPETELDGAVRVHRLRGTLQRLSKLHADPERQHAPPFPDPELALGLKRLIDREKPDVVHAHNWIYASLLPLKALSGARFVVTLHDYGLVCAKKNLMHLGVQLCSGPAPAKCLPCATRHYGAAKATATTLGNWASSFAARRIVDRFIAVSHAVAHHTGLTHGSAPYEVIPNFVPDDVEVPGPEDSCLRDLPDGDFILFVGDMMRLKGIDVLLKAYAGLDRPPPLVMIGRRLADTPTEFPPNVRSFSAWPHSAIMHAWRRCLFGVLPSTGPEACATVIMEAMACGKAVVATDIGGMPDLVDHGETGLLVPPGDAPALAGAMQALLDDRALLARLEATSLTRVGRLKAKAVVSRIEQLYRDVMRAAPAAVAMAAYQDPGRP; encoded by the coding sequence ATGCGCATCCTGCTGCTGTCCCAGTTCTATCCCCCGGTGATCGGGGGCGAGGAACGCCATGTCCGCAATCTCGGCGCGGCATTGGCGCAGCGCGGCCACGACGTGAGTGTTGGGACGTTGATGCGCCAGGGATCGCCGGAGACCGAGCTGGACGGAGCCGTCCGCGTTCACCGGTTGCGCGGCACGCTGCAGCGCCTGTCGAAACTCCATGCCGATCCCGAGCGTCAGCACGCGCCGCCCTTCCCGGATCCCGAACTGGCACTCGGCCTGAAGCGGCTGATCGACCGTGAGAAACCGGATGTCGTCCACGCCCACAACTGGATCTATGCATCCTTGCTGCCGCTCAAGGCGCTCAGCGGGGCCCGCTTCGTGGTGACGCTGCACGATTATGGTCTGGTTTGCGCCAAGAAAAATCTGATGCATCTCGGGGTCCAGCTGTGCAGCGGGCCGGCGCCGGCAAAGTGCCTGCCATGCGCGACCCGGCACTATGGCGCAGCGAAAGCGACCGCGACCACCCTCGGCAACTGGGCATCGAGCTTCGCTGCCCGTCGTATCGTGGATCGCTTCATTGCGGTGAGCCACGCCGTCGCCCATCACACCGGGCTCACCCACGGCAGCGCGCCTTACGAGGTCATCCCCAACTTCGTGCCCGACGATGTCGAAGTGCCTGGTCCGGAGGACTCCTGCCTGCGCGATTTGCCGGACGGTGATTTCATTCTGTTCGTCGGCGACATGATGCGTCTGAAGGGCATCGACGTCCTTCTCAAGGCCTATGCCGGACTGGACCGGCCGCCACCGCTTGTCATGATCGGACGCCGCCTCGCCGATACGCCGACCGAGTTCCCGCCGAACGTTCGCAGCTTCAGCGCATGGCCGCATTCCGCCATCATGCACGCCTGGCGGCGGTGCCTGTTCGGCGTGTTGCCGTCGACCGGCCCGGAGGCGTGTGCAACCGTGATCATGGAAGCGATGGCGTGCGGCAAGGCCGTGGTCGCAACGGATATCGGCGGCATGCCCGATCTGGTCGATCACGGCGAGACAGGACTTCTCGTACCGCCCGGCGACGCGCCGGCCCTCGCCGGCGCGATGCAGGCGCTGCTGGACGACCGTGCCTTGCTGGCCCGCCTCGAGGCGACGAGCCTCACCCGGGTGGGACGCCTCAAGGCCAAAGCCGTCGTGTCCCGGATCGAGCAGCTCTATCGGGATGTGATGCGCGCGGCTCCCGCTGCAGTCGCGATGGCTGCCTACCAGGATCCGGGAAGGCCATGA
- a CDS encoding GNAT family N-acetyltransferase, with the protein MAASHDVSVVEPEPDRAASVEQTGRHDAPIEVRIESLQDIASLESSWKELEARATHSFYLSWLWVGTWLKHLPRGAQPHVLIARMSGRTVGLAVVCRRTVWSFGPHGRARWLLNETGDARFDRLFIEYNGILAERALAAPVTAACLDAIAHSLSASDELVLSGIDLDFEGVASGVAGRAGLLTEVRATDVARWVDFAKIGAKSGSYRASLGRSTRQAINRAVRLYAERGPIEFRVMETTSEALAAFDVLAGFHQSRWGSKGSFVNPGFRPFHEELIARGVPGGAIRISRTLVAGQTIGVLYNFVHEGHVLNYQSGFLYEPDGRLKPGLVSHVLSIEDSMSRGERGYDLLAGFARHKSQLANAEHAMTWIVLGADTLERRIEERLRRARQALGRLLRKQASGPTAPVSTGNGAGCSAPAVQGP; encoded by the coding sequence ATGGCAGCAAGTCATGATGTCTCGGTCGTCGAACCGGAACCCGATCGCGCGGCTTCGGTCGAGCAAACCGGGCGCCATGATGCGCCCATCGAGGTCCGCATTGAATCCTTGCAGGACATTGCGAGCCTTGAGAGCTCCTGGAAGGAGCTCGAAGCGCGCGCGACGCATTCGTTCTATCTGTCCTGGCTCTGGGTCGGTACGTGGCTCAAGCATCTGCCGCGCGGTGCACAACCGCATGTTCTGATCGCGCGGATGTCCGGGCGAACCGTCGGGCTGGCGGTCGTTTGCCGGCGGACGGTGTGGAGCTTCGGACCGCACGGTCGGGCGCGCTGGCTGCTCAACGAAACCGGAGACGCTCGCTTCGACCGGCTGTTCATCGAGTATAACGGCATCCTTGCCGAGCGGGCGTTGGCAGCTCCCGTCACGGCGGCATGCCTTGATGCCATTGCGCATAGCTTGAGCGCCTCCGACGAGCTCGTGCTCTCAGGCATCGATCTGGATTTCGAGGGCGTCGCGTCGGGTGTGGCCGGCCGGGCCGGGCTCTTGACCGAAGTGAGGGCAACAGACGTTGCGCGGTGGGTCGACTTCGCCAAGATCGGCGCCAAGAGCGGGAGTTACCGGGCCTCGTTGGGCCGCAGCACACGCCAGGCCATCAACCGCGCCGTGCGGCTGTATGCCGAACGTGGCCCCATCGAGTTTCGAGTGATGGAGACGACATCGGAGGCGCTTGCCGCGTTCGATGTGCTGGCCGGCTTTCATCAATCGCGATGGGGATCCAAGGGATCGTTCGTCAACCCCGGCTTCCGTCCGTTTCATGAAGAACTGATTGCACGCGGAGTCCCTGGCGGTGCCATCCGCATCTCGCGGACGCTGGTTGCAGGACAGACGATCGGCGTGTTGTACAATTTCGTGCACGAGGGCCATGTCCTGAATTACCAGAGTGGCTTTCTCTACGAGCCGGACGGCCGGCTGAAGCCCGGCCTGGTCAGTCATGTGCTGTCGATCGAGGACAGCATGTCGCGCGGTGAGCGCGGCTACGATCTCCTCGCGGGCTTCGCCCGACACAAGTCTCAGCTTGCCAATGCCGAGCACGCAATGACGTGGATCGTACTGGGCGCCGACACCCTGGAGCGCCGCATCGAGGAAAGGCTTCGGCGCGCGAGGCAAGCGCTGGGACGGCTGCTGCGAAAGCAGGCGAGCGGACCAACAGCACCTGTTTCGACCGGAAATGGCGCTGGCTGCTCGGCTCCGGCCGTTCAAGGGCCGTGA